From a region of the Triticum aestivum cultivar Chinese Spring chromosome 7D, IWGSC CS RefSeq v2.1, whole genome shotgun sequence genome:
- the LOC123168928 gene encoding defensin Tk-AMP-D6 — translation MDRSMKVFVVVFLLLVATGFQGAVQVALARDCRSQSKTFVGLCVSDTNCASVCLTEHFPGGKCDGYRRCFCTKDC, via the exons ATGGATCGGTCCATGAAGGTCTTTGtggtcgtcttcctgcttcttgtggCCACAG GGTTCCAGGGAGCAGTGCAGGTAGCTTTGGCGAGGGATTGTAGGTCACAGAGCAAAACGTTTGTGGGGCTGTGCGTGAGCGACACCAACTGTGCAAGTGTTTGCCTGACCGAGCATTTCCCCGGAGGCAAGTGCGACGGCTATCGGCGATGTTTCTGCACCAAGGACTGCTAG